The Candidatus Cetobacterium colombiensis genome includes a window with the following:
- the hpfH gene encoding (2S)-3-sulfopropanediol dehydratase activating enzyme, which produces MSEQGVVFNIQRFTIHDGPGIRTEFFLKGCPLRCDWCGNPESLKKYIQPGVFQNKCISFEKCGSCKDICPNNSILQFEDGKLSSINYSKCNRCMKCVKECPADAIKQWGKVMSIQECMKEILKDKGFYERSNGGVTVSGGDPILQSDFVAKLFKQCKNENIHTCFESTFYGEWEDVQKLLPYTDLIISDLKHMDTGKHKKYTGVDNNKILDNIKKLVKEKKELILRIPVIPNINDDMENIKATADYILNELQNKVKTLQLLSFMHLGEEKYQSLNIPYKMKGLKIDREQFQNHVNKIADYFNNRGINCTVGTKENS; this is translated from the coding sequence TTGTCAGAACAAGGTGTCGTTTTTAATATTCAACGTTTTACAATTCATGATGGTCCTGGAATAAGAACAGAATTCTTTCTAAAAGGATGCCCTTTAAGATGTGATTGGTGTGGAAATCCAGAAAGTTTAAAGAAGTATATTCAACCTGGAGTCTTCCAAAATAAATGTATTTCTTTTGAAAAATGTGGTAGTTGTAAAGATATTTGTCCAAATAATAGTATTCTACAATTTGAAGATGGAAAGTTATCCTCTATAAACTATTCAAAATGTAATAGATGTATGAAATGTGTTAAAGAGTGTCCTGCCGATGCAATAAAACAATGGGGAAAAGTTATGTCCATTCAAGAGTGCATGAAGGAAATTTTAAAAGATAAAGGTTTTTATGAACGTTCTAATGGTGGCGTTACAGTTTCAGGTGGAGATCCTATTTTACAAAGTGATTTTGTAGCAAAACTATTTAAACAATGTAAAAATGAAAATATTCATACTTGTTTTGAATCAACTTTTTATGGAGAGTGGGAGGACGTCCAAAAACTACTTCCTTATACAGATTTGATTATTTCAGATTTAAAGCATATGGATACAGGGAAACATAAAAAATATACAGGAGTAGATAACAACAAGATTCTTGATAATATAAAAAAATTAGTAAAAGAGAAAAAAGAACTTATTCTAAGAATTCCTGTTATTCCAAATATAAATGATGATATGGAAAATATAAAAGCTACAGCTGATTATATTTTAAATGAACTTCAAAATAAAGTAAAAACACTTCAACTTTTAAGTTTTATGCATCTTGGAGAGGAAAAGTATCAATCTTTAAATATTCCTTATAAAATGAAAGGTTTAAAAATAGATAGAGAGCAGTTTCAGAATCATGTAAATAAAATAGCAGATTATTTTAATAATAGAGGTATAAATTGTACTGTCGGAACAAAAGAAAATAGCTAA
- a CDS encoding HEAT repeat domain-containing protein has translation MEAIIKELKNELSYKVRLDAINKIKDYDLNDENYKDLREIIIKLALSDRVFAVKQGAFLLCQKNKLKKNGEVINLGKKNTGYSPNDIRKMFLKIKRETRMEALDLPLFKEYFQTISPKMYDVMSYEHMYFDNWIRGIYKYLSK, from the coding sequence ATGGAAGCGATTATAAAAGAATTAAAGAATGAATTATCGTATAAAGTTAGATTAGATGCTATAAATAAAATAAAAGATTATGATTTAAATGATGAAAATTATAAAGATTTAAGAGAAATAATAATAAAATTAGCTTTAAGTGATAGAGTTTTCGCTGTAAAACAAGGTGCTTTTTTACTTTGTCAAAAAAATAAACTTAAGAAAAATGGTGAAGTTATTAATTTAGGAAAGAAAAATACTGGATATTCACCAAATGATATAAGAAAAATGTTTTTGAAGATAAAAAGAGAAACAAGAATGGAAGCTTTAGATTTACCTCTTTTTAAAGAATATTTCCAAACAATTTCTCCTAAGATGTATGATGTTATGTCTTATGAGCATATGTATTTTGATAATTGGATAAGAGGTATTTATAAATATTTATCAAAATAA
- a CDS encoding LacI family DNA-binding transcriptional regulator, protein MNIKEIAKLANVSVATVSRVINKDSKVKSATKEKVESIMKQFKYTPNSHAIRLSKGVKDKTIGLIVPDVGNILFSEMVETICSRAEKENITILLCNTNGDYEKEKKFIKLLMEYRVKGVIYIPGKYVSQKNYSFLNEIRKQNIPIVFLDRKIEGFDFDGVFLDNYEISYNLTKTLLKIKTKKIYFISGALEISSAYDRFLGFKNAIEQNNNFETTYEIKYGDFKFNSGYELGEEILKNHKDEELTIYVANNTMALGFFKILKKYSKNFKKVIIGIFGTSEILDLLLEDQKYVTCKVQNKEIAEKSFEILLKKIENPDLQNENKKYILYNSTIINKLD, encoded by the coding sequence ATGAATATAAAAGAAATTGCAAAATTAGCGAATGTCTCTGTCGCTACTGTTTCGAGAGTAATAAACAAAGATAGTAAAGTTAAATCAGCCACAAAAGAAAAGGTTGAATCTATAATGAAACAGTTTAAGTATACTCCAAATTCTCATGCTATAAGATTAAGTAAAGGAGTAAAAGATAAAACAATTGGTCTTATTGTTCCCGATGTAGGAAATATTCTTTTTTCTGAAATGGTAGAGACTATATGTAGTCGTGCTGAAAAAGAAAATATAACTATTTTACTCTGTAACACAAACGGAGATTATGAAAAAGAAAAAAAATTTATAAAACTTCTGATGGAATATAGAGTAAAAGGTGTTATATATATTCCTGGAAAATATGTTTCTCAAAAAAATTATAGTTTTTTGAATGAAATTAGAAAGCAAAATATTCCTATTGTATTCTTAGATAGAAAAATTGAAGGATTCGACTTTGATGGAGTTTTTTTAGATAATTATGAAATTAGCTATAACTTAACAAAAACTCTTTTAAAAATCAAAACTAAAAAAATATATTTCATTTCAGGAGCCTTAGAAATCAGTTCTGCATACGATAGATTTTTAGGTTTTAAAAATGCAATAGAACAAAATAATAATTTTGAAACAACTTACGAAATAAAATACGGCGATTTTAAATTTAATAGTGGTTATGAATTAGGAGAAGAAATTTTAAAAAATCACAAAGATGAAGAGTTAACTATTTATGTAGCTAATAATACTATGGCTCTAGGTTTTTTTAAAATTTTAAAAAAATATTCTAAAAATTTTAAAAAAGTAATTATTGGAATTTTTGGAACTTCTGAAATTTTAGATCTGTTACTCGAAGATCAAAAATATGTAACATGTAAAGTTCAAAATAAAGAGATTGCAGAAAAATCTTTTGAGATTTTATTGAAAAAAATTGAGAATCCAGATTTACAAAATGAAAATAAAAAATATATATTATACAATTCTACCATCATAAATAAACTGGATTAA
- a CDS encoding TSCPD domain-containing protein encodes MKKKLFLLAGILTTSTLSNAEVKKDVKFTEVPYGACAKEMTVEVKDGKIKSFSAVRGCPGNLNAISKLLPGMEVDKVITLLDDNPCSGAPIKGLSSCMDNLVEMLKYHVNGDGEGHVTELRKKLKAQKITFSYNRHICSGCGLCDAEFS; translated from the coding sequence ATGAAAAAAAAGCTATTTTTATTAGCTGGAATATTAACAACAAGTACTTTAAGTAATGCAGAAGTGAAAAAAGATGTTAAATTTACGGAAGTACCATACGGTGCCTGTGCTAAAGAGATGACTGTAGAAGTTAAAGATGGAAAAATTAAATCTTTTTCTGCTGTTAGAGGATGTCCTGGGAATTTAAATGCAATATCTAAATTATTACCAGGAATGGAAGTGGATAAAGTTATCACTCTTTTAGATGATAATCCATGTTCAGGAGCTCCAATAAAAGGATTATCTTCATGTATGGATAATTTAGTTGAAATGTTAAAATATCATGTTAATGGAGATGGAGAAGGTCATGTCACAGAACTTAGAAAGAAATTAAAAGCACAAAAAATTACTTTTTCTTATAATAGACATATTTGCTCTGGCTGTGGATTGTGTGATGCTGAATTCTCTTGA
- a CDS encoding SLC13 family permease: MKFKNFLCFGLFNKLKSESLFLIATVFAIITSFIIRPKFSYIDTHVLMVLFNLMVVVELYKKENILDFIAINFLKKYNNQKVICAALILLVFFFSMLLTNDVALITFIPLTIIIGKKSNFSTLKIVILETITANLGSALTPMGSPQNIYIYSKYAPTSIDFFKITFGISTVGIIILLIINFFTPKEELLFELETPIFKKNINVVVSTFIFISVLLCIFLKFPIIYVTTFNVVYLIYRKENILQKLDWILLATFISFFIFVGNLSNIELIKNWMINLLSDPKQVYFTGIVLSQIISNVPAAILISEFTNKWQPLLLGVNIGGLGTLIASLASLISYKFYISEFPEEKRKYLTVFSILNFSILILIGSLFIFFI, translated from the coding sequence ATGAAATTTAAAAACTTTTTATGTTTTGGTTTATTTAATAAACTAAAATCAGAATCACTTTTTTTAATAGCAACTGTTTTTGCTATTATTACTAGTTTTATTATACGTCCAAAATTTTCATATATTGATACTCATGTATTGATGGTTCTTTTTAATTTAATGGTTGTGGTTGAGCTTTATAAAAAAGAAAATATTTTAGATTTTATAGCTATAAATTTTTTAAAAAAATATAATAATCAAAAAGTAATTTGTGCAGCATTAATTCTTCTAGTTTTTTTCTTTAGTATGCTTTTAACTAACGATGTTGCTCTTATAACGTTTATTCCTCTAACTATTATCATTGGAAAAAAATCAAATTTCTCAACCTTGAAAATAGTTATTTTAGAAACCATTACTGCTAATCTAGGTAGTGCATTGACTCCCATGGGGAGTCCTCAAAATATTTATATTTATTCTAAATATGCTCCAACTTCTATTGATTTTTTTAAGATTACTTTTGGTATATCTACAGTTGGGATTATTATCTTATTAATTATAAATTTTTTCACTCCCAAAGAAGAATTATTATTCGAACTTGAAACTCCTATTTTTAAAAAAAATATAAATGTAGTTGTATCAACTTTTATATTTATATCAGTTTTATTATGCATATTTCTTAAATTTCCAATTATATACGTAACAACGTTTAATGTTGTATATCTAATTTATAGAAAAGAGAATATTTTACAGAAATTAGACTGGATTCTTCTAGCTACTTTTATTAGTTTTTTTATTTTTGTCGGAAATTTATCAAATATTGAACTAATTAAAAACTGGATGATTAATTTATTATCTGATCCAAAACAAGTTTACTTTACAGGAATAGTATTAAGCCAAATTATAAGTAATGTTCCTGCCGCTATTTTAATATCTGAATTTACAAATAAATGGCAACCTTTATTATTAGGAGTTAATATTGGTGGACTTGGAACTTTAATTGCATCTTTAGCTAGTTTGATCTCTTATAAATTTTATATAAGTGAGTTTCCAGAAGAAAAAAGAAAATATCTTACTGTTTTTTCTATTTTAAATTTTTCTATTTTAATTCTTATAGGAAGTTTATTTATATTTTTTATATAA
- a CDS encoding aspartate kinase, translating into MRLVIKYGGSSVATLEKIEKVAHYVKGLKEKIEDIVVVVSAMGKTTDELLKKAAYFGENLNKRELDMLISTGEQQSIALLSLALNSIGCDTVSYTGYQIDLKTEGNYGDSEILDINKDFLEKKLKENKVIIVAGFQGVNELGDITTLGRGGSDTTAVALAGVLGCECKIYTDVDGVYTEDPRKNKEAQKIGKISYDKMEEMSRNGAKVLETKAVKMGRKYRVPIYIGESLGQENGTYIVD; encoded by the coding sequence ATGAGATTGGTTATAAAATATGGTGGAAGCTCAGTAGCAACATTAGAGAAAATAGAAAAAGTAGCTCATTATGTAAAAGGATTAAAAGAAAAAATAGAAGATATTGTCGTAGTTGTGTCAGCAATGGGAAAAACAACAGATGAATTATTAAAAAAGGCAGCTTATTTTGGTGAAAATTTAAATAAAAGAGAGCTTGATATGTTAATAAGTACAGGAGAGCAACAAAGTATAGCCCTGTTATCGTTAGCATTAAATTCTATTGGATGTGATACAGTTTCATATACTGGATATCAAATTGATTTAAAAACGGAAGGAAACTATGGAGATAGTGAAATTTTAGATATTAACAAAGATTTTTTAGAAAAAAAATTAAAAGAAAATAAGGTTATAATCGTAGCTGGATTTCAAGGAGTTAATGAGCTTGGAGATATAACAACTTTGGGAAGAGGTGGATCTGATACAACAGCAGTTGCATTAGCTGGAGTACTTGGGTGTGAATGTAAAATTTATACAGATGTTGATGGAGTTTACACTGAAGATCCTAGAAAAAATAAAGAGGCTCAAAAAATAGGCAAAATATCGTATGATAAAATGGAAGAGATGTCAAGAAACGGAGCTAAAGTTTTAGAAACGAAAGCTGTAAAAATGGGAAGAAAATACAGAGTTCCTATATATATTGGAGAAAGCTTAGGACAAGAAAATGGAACGTATATAGTTGATTAG
- a CDS encoding ATP-binding protein — MSFINRQKEMKTLNREFEKNSSFTVIYGRRRVGKTTLIKEFIKEKKAFYFFADKQNETIQINRFKNQLGEYFNDDFVKKIEIKDWDTLFDYFISKLGNEKFVLVIDEFQYLCMVNKSFSSIFQRIFDEKLKEKNIMIILCGSLISMMYSEVLAYDSPLFGRRTAQIKLKPIDFKYYPEFFKEKSHHSLIEMYSITGGIPKYILSFDREKSPLWNIEHNIFDRDNYLYSEPKFLLQEEINDLSRYFSILQSIANGNTKLSSISSQLEIPSNGLTPYISKLVELDILEKEIPVTEDIKNSKKALYKIKDNFLNFWFNYVYPYQSYLEIENLTYPLEKIKSTFDLWVSKIYEDLSRESLMWDSKMPFPIKNLGRWWNKNEEIDIVALGENEILFGECKWSNKHVGLSVLYKLKEKAKFVKWKTDSRKEYYILFSKSGFSDELIEASKNDSTIILSNF, encoded by the coding sequence ATGAGTTTTATAAATAGACAAAAAGAAATGAAAACTTTAAATAGAGAATTTGAAAAAAATTCAAGCTTTACCGTTATTTACGGAAGACGAAGAGTGGGAAAGACAACTCTTATAAAAGAATTTATAAAAGAGAAAAAAGCTTTTTATTTTTTTGCAGATAAGCAGAATGAAACTATTCAAATAAATAGGTTTAAAAATCAATTGGGAGAATATTTCAATGACGATTTTGTTAAAAAAATCGAGATAAAAGATTGGGATACATTATTTGATTATTTTATAAGTAAACTTGGAAATGAAAAATTCGTTTTAGTAATTGATGAATTTCAATATCTCTGTATGGTCAATAAAAGCTTCTCATCTATATTCCAAAGAATTTTTGATGAGAAATTAAAAGAGAAGAATATTATGATAATCCTTTGTGGATCATTAATCTCTATGATGTATTCAGAGGTTTTAGCTTATGATAGTCCGTTATTTGGAAGAAGAACAGCTCAAATAAAATTAAAACCAATAGATTTTAAATATTATCCAGAATTTTTTAAAGAAAAATCTCATCATTCGTTAATTGAAATGTATTCAATTACTGGTGGAATTCCAAAATATATTTTAAGTTTTGATAGAGAAAAATCTCCTCTTTGGAATATAGAACATAATATCTTTGATAGAGATAATTATTTATATTCTGAACCTAAGTTTTTACTTCAAGAGGAAATAAATGACTTATCTAGATATTTTTCTATTTTACAATCTATAGCTAATGGAAATACAAAATTATCTTCAATTTCGTCACAATTAGAGATTCCTTCTAATGGTTTAACTCCATATATATCTAAACTTGTAGAGTTAGATATTCTTGAAAAAGAGATTCCTGTAACTGAGGATATAAAAAATAGTAAAAAGGCTCTTTATAAAATAAAAGATAATTTTTTAAATTTCTGGTTTAATTATGTTTATCCCTATCAAAGTTATTTGGAAATTGAAAATTTAACTTATCCTTTAGAAAAAATTAAAAGTACTTTTGATCTTTGGGTTTCAAAGATCTACGAAGATCTTTCGAGAGAAAGTTTAATGTGGGATAGTAAAATGCCATTTCCTATAAAAAATCTTGGAAGATGGTGGAATAAAAATGAAGAGATTGATATAGTTGCTTTAGGAGAAAACGAAATTTTATTTGGTGAATGCAAGTGGTCAAATAAGCATGTAGGACTAAGTGTTCTTTATAAACTTAAAGAGAAAGCTAAATTTGTTAAATGGAAAACTGATTCTCGTAAAGAATACTATATTTTATTCTCAAAATCTGGATTTAGTGATGAACTTATAGAAGCTAGCAAAAATGACTCTACAATTATTTTAAGTAATTTTTAA
- a CDS encoding SDR family oxidoreductase has protein sequence MLVNFTKNGARINSISPGIIVTPLAIDEFSGPRGDFYKNMFAKSPAGRPGTADEVANLAELLLNNNREGFITGSDFLIDGGTTATYFYANLSL, from the coding sequence ATCTTAGTAAATTTTACCAAAAATGGAGCTAGAATAAATTCAATATCACCAGGAATTATAGTTACTCCTTTAGCTATAGATGAATTTAGTGGCCCTAGAGGAGATTTTTACAAAAATATGTTTGCTAAGAGTCCTGCAGGTAGACCTGGAACGGCAGATGAAGTTGCTAATTTAGCTGAACTTTTATTAAATAATAATCGAGAAGGTTTCATCACGGGAAGTGATTTTCTAATTGATGGTGGTACAACAGCTACTTATTTTTATGCAAATTTAAGTTTGTAG